GGTCGCTTATTGGATCATATGGCAAGAGAAACCGTGGATCTTTCACATATTGAAACATTAGTGATTGATGAAGCTGATGAAATGTTTAATATGGGGTTTATTGATCAAATTACAAGTATCATCAACCGTATTCCGAAGAAGAGCCAAAAATTGCTCTTTTCCGCGACCATGCCAGAACGCGTTAAAGATCTCTGTACGCTTTACATAAAAAATCCGCAATGGATTGATATTGAAACAGAAAGTCGTGTTGAAGACCGTATTGATGAGCGGTACTATATTGTGGATTATCCCGATAAAATGGCGTTACTTGAATCCGTACTTATTACGGAAAATCCAGATAGTTCAATCATTTTCTGTAATACAAAAGAACAGGTCGAATCCGTAACCAATTTTATGGAAGACTTAGGGTGCAAGGTAGATACTCTTCATGGCGGGATGGAACAACGTTTCCGTACAAAAGTCCTAGCGGACTTTAAACATGGTCTTTTCCGTTATCTTGTTGCTACAGATGTGGCGGCACGTGGATTGGATATTGACGATGTTTCACTTGTTGTGAACTTTGATGTTCCTGAAAACACCGAAAGCTATACGCATCGTGTTGGACGTACCGCACGTGTGGATAAATACGGTAAAGCAGTAACCTTCGCAAGTCCCTATGAAATGAAATTTATGAATCTAATTATAAATGATACGGATCATGAACTTCAAAAAGTTGTGAAACCAGGACAAAGTCTTGTGGATGCACGTCGTGATGCATTTGAAGCCAAACGCGATCGTAAACCTAAAGTCAAAAAAGATAAAGCACATGACTTCAAACAAGAGATTACCAAAATTCATATTAATGCTGGTAAGAAAACTAAAATGAGACCTGTTGATGTGGTTGGAGCATTATGTTCCATTGAAGGCATGAATGCAGAAGACATTGGTGTTATCAGTATTGTGGATGTTTCTACCTTTGTGGAGATTCTAAATGGTAAAGGGGATCTTGTTCTTAATGCTCTTAAAACAATGCCTATCAAAGGTCGACCTCGTAAAGTAAACCGTGCCAATAAAACGGAATACGAACGACTCTTATAAAAAACTAAAAACTGTAGCTGAACCTAAATGGACGCAGCTACAGTTTTTTTTAGAAAAAAGATACGTTATTACTAACGTATCTTAAAATTTTATTGTTTTCGTTTAAAAATCACAAAACCACATAGGGATACAAGCATACCAAGTCCGATAAATCCAGAAACAGCTTGTCCTGTTTTAGGAAGTGTTACATCGGTTTTGTCGGTAGGTGAAATTTGAGCACTGTCTTCAGTATTGCTATCTGGAGTTTCAGGTTTTTGAGAATCCGTATCCGGTTTTGGATCTACGATTGGAGGTGTGATGTTTTCATCAGGATTTGATGGTTCCTCTGTTTCAACCTCACGTTTGCTTAAACCTCTAACGGCTGAGTCC
This genomic stretch from Erysipelothrix rhusiopathiae harbors:
- a CDS encoding DEAD/DEAH box helicase translates to MKHTFKNYGIDDSILKSIQYLGYEAPTDVQQEVIPAVLSGKNIVVQSQTGSGKTASFGIPICHQVEWKKRKPQVLVLAPTRELAIQIQEDLFNLGRFKRLKVEALFGRSSFEKQAQRLKEMTHILVATPGRLLDHMARETVDLSHIETLVIDEADEMFNMGFIDQITSIINRIPKKSQKLLFSATMPERVKDLCTLYIKNPQWIDIETESRVEDRIDERYYIVDYPDKMALLESVLITENPDSSIIFCNTKEQVESVTNFMEDLGCKVDTLHGGMEQRFRTKVLADFKHGLFRYLVATDVAARGLDIDDVSLVVNFDVPENTESYTHRVGRTARVDKYGKAVTFASPYEMKFMNLIINDTDHELQKVVKPGQSLVDARRDAFEAKRDRKPKVKKDKAHDFKQEITKIHINAGKKTKMRPVDVVGALCSIEGMNAEDIGVISIVDVSTFVEILNGKGDLVLNALKTMPIKGRPRKVNRANKTEYERLL